In Desulfovibrio sp. 86, the following proteins share a genomic window:
- a CDS encoding helicase-related protein, translating into MKIIDNINSLLGDDLKKSLNKKSKLKIAASCFSIYAYESLKFELAKIDSLQFIFTSPAFIADEVTGKIHKERREFFIPKKEREKSLYGSEFEIQLRNKLTQRAIARECAEWMRSKAVFRSNKTKAPMQQFACIQQEEQDVAYMPLHGFTAVDIGYQKGDAVSNIVNRFDEPTFTGTYLQLFEQIWNDSDKLEEVTSIVCDHIESVYHENSPERIYFLILYNIFSEFLSDIDEDVLPNDRTGYQDTLVWQKLFNYQKDAAVGIINKLETYNGCILADSVGLGKTFTALAVIKYYELRNRSVLVLCPKKLSDNWLNYNSNLNTNIFSKDRFNYDVLCHTDLSRTSGVSFGIPLNRINWGNYDLVVIDESHNFRNNEAFKDRETRYQKLMNKVIKNGVKTKVLMLSATPVNNRFSDLRNQLALAYEGDSENLSNKLRSQRSVEEVFRRAQVAFNQWAKLPPEKRTAKAILDTLDFDFFELLDCVTIARSRKHIQAFYDTKDIGPFPERLKPLSFRCPLTARADVPDFNGIFAALSQLKLSVYAPISYILPSRLRNYEERYDTQVEGGRSKFRQADRERSLQALMTTNLLKRLESSVEAFRLTLSGLHENHVQMLSRIQAFKQSGSGDVTDWSDRLETLDADDDDVPVFSGEPVGGKVKIHLADMDLPSWEADLSADLAVITALLASMNKVTPEDDAKLQHLQELIQKKIVAPLNPDNKKVLIFTAFADTANYLYDNLAPLLRARGLHTGKVTGKDAPKSTLKKSYDFQSILTLFSPISKEKALALPDEPHQIDLLIGTDCISEGQNLQDCDYLINYDIHWNPVRIIQRFGRIDRIGSRNTHIQLVNYWPDISLDEYINLKERVETRMMIADVTATGDDNMLTAQSSEVSYRKEQLRRLQDEVIELEDLKTGVSITDLGLNDFRMDLLGYVKAHGDMELAPKGMHAVVPAQLALGLRPGAIFALRNRNDGATVQQHNRLHPYYLVYVAKDGEVVAYHSEVKRLLDLVRTSCKGQSEPIAEVCRLFNQQTKEGRDMKAYSTLLSAAVRSMIVVKEEKDIDSLFTGGKTTALTNAISGLDDFELIAFLVVQEAQ; encoded by the coding sequence ATGAAAATTATTGATAATATCAATTCATTGCTTGGCGATGATCTTAAAAAATCATTGAACAAGAAAAGTAAACTTAAAATTGCAGCTTCGTGCTTTTCGATATATGCATACGAATCTCTCAAGTTTGAGCTTGCAAAAATTGATTCTTTACAGTTTATATTTACATCACCAGCCTTTATTGCTGATGAAGTTACAGGCAAGATACACAAAGAACGTCGAGAGTTTTTTATCCCCAAAAAAGAACGAGAAAAAAGTCTCTATGGCTCAGAATTTGAGATACAGCTCAGAAACAAATTAACACAGCGAGCAATTGCGCGGGAGTGCGCCGAGTGGATGCGAAGCAAAGCTGTTTTTCGTTCAAATAAAACTAAAGCACCAATGCAGCAATTTGCCTGTATTCAGCAGGAAGAACAGGATGTGGCCTATATGCCGCTGCACGGTTTTACAGCAGTGGATATTGGGTATCAAAAAGGTGATGCTGTTTCGAATATTGTAAACAGGTTCGATGAGCCAACATTTACAGGTACATATCTTCAGCTTTTTGAGCAAATCTGGAATGACTCCGACAAGCTCGAAGAAGTGACGTCCATTGTTTGCGACCATATTGAATCAGTCTATCATGAAAATTCCCCTGAAAGAATTTATTTTCTTATTCTTTATAATATTTTCAGTGAATTTCTTAGCGATATTGATGAAGACGTTTTGCCAAATGACAGAACTGGCTACCAAGATACACTTGTATGGCAGAAGCTTTTTAACTACCAGAAGGACGCTGCTGTAGGCATCATCAATAAGCTGGAAACATACAATGGATGTATTCTTGCTGACAGTGTTGGCCTGGGTAAAACATTCACTGCACTTGCTGTCATAAAGTACTACGAATTGCGCAATCGCTCTGTTCTTGTTCTTTGCCCCAAGAAGCTCTCTGACAACTGGCTGAACTACAACAGTAATCTCAATACAAATATTTTTTCCAAAGACCGCTTTAATTACGATGTGCTTTGCCACACTGATCTTTCAAGAACATCAGGTGTATCTTTTGGAATCCCGCTCAACCGCATCAACTGGGGTAATTACGATCTTGTTGTCATTGATGAATCGCATAACTTCAGAAATAATGAGGCATTTAAAGATAGGGAAACCAGATATCAAAAATTGATGAATAAGGTCATCAAAAATGGCGTAAAAACAAAGGTACTTATGCTTTCCGCTACGCCGGTCAACAATCGTTTCAGCGACTTACGCAATCAATTGGCTCTGGCTTATGAAGGCGATTCTGAAAACCTCAGCAACAAACTACGCAGTCAACGAAGCGTAGAAGAGGTCTTTCGACGCGCCCAGGTTGCCTTCAATCAATGGGCCAAGCTCCCCCCAGAAAAGCGCACGGCAAAGGCCATTCTGGATACACTTGATTTTGATTTTTTCGAGCTGCTCGACTGCGTAACCATCGCCCGCTCGCGCAAACACATTCAGGCTTTTTACGACACCAAGGACATTGGCCCTTTTCCAGAGCGACTCAAGCCTCTTTCTTTCCGCTGCCCTTTGACAGCACGGGCTGATGTTCCCGATTTTAACGGTATTTTTGCAGCATTATCGCAGCTCAAGCTCTCCGTTTATGCGCCCATAAGCTACATTCTGCCCAGCCGTCTGAGAAATTACGAGGAACGGTATGACACGCAGGTGGAAGGTGGAAGAAGCAAATTCCGTCAAGCTGACCGAGAACGCAGCCTACAAGCTTTGATGACCACCAACCTCCTGAAACGCCTCGAAAGCTCTGTTGAGGCCTTCAGGCTGACGCTCAGTGGCCTGCATGAAAACCATGTTCAGATGCTTTCGCGCATCCAGGCCTTCAAGCAGTCGGGGAGTGGAGACGTCACTGACTGGAGTGATCGGCTGGAAACTCTGGATGCCGATGACGATGACGTGCCTGTGTTTTCCGGTGAACCTGTCGGCGGCAAGGTTAAAATACATCTTGCAGATATGGATTTGCCCTCATGGGAAGCCGATTTATCTGCCGATCTTGCCGTCATTACCGCTTTGCTGGCTTCCATGAACAAAGTTACCCCTGAAGACGATGCCAAACTGCAACATCTTCAGGAGCTGATTCAGAAAAAAATTGTAGCTCCCCTCAATCCTGACAACAAGAAGGTGCTCATTTTTACAGCCTTCGCCGACACTGCCAACTACCTGTACGACAACCTTGCCCCACTACTTAGGGCAAGGGGGCTGCACACCGGCAAAGTCACAGGCAAGGATGCACCCAAGTCAACCCTGAAGAAAAGCTATGATTTTCAGTCAATTCTAACGCTTTTTTCGCCTATCAGCAAAGAAAAGGCGCTGGCACTGCCGGATGAACCTCATCAGATTGATTTGCTTATCGGTACGGATTGCATTTCTGAAGGGCAAAACCTTCAAGACTGTGACTACCTGATCAATTACGACATACACTGGAACCCCGTGCGTATTATTCAGCGTTTTGGGCGTATCGACCGCATAGGCTCCCGCAACACCCATATTCAGCTCGTCAATTACTGGCCGGACATCTCCCTTGACGAATACATAAACCTCAAGGAACGCGTGGAAACCCGCATGATGATTGCGGACGTGACGGCTACCGGCGATGACAACATGCTCACCGCGCAAAGCAGCGAAGTGAGTTACCGCAAAGAGCAACTCCGCCGCCTTCAGGATGAGGTCATTGAGCTGGAAGACCTAAAAACGGGCGTTTCCATAACCGACTTGGGACTGAATGATTTTCGTATGGATCTTCTGGGTTACGTCAAAGCGCACGGCGATATGGAGCTTGCCCCCAAGGGAATGCACGCCGTTGTTCCTGCACAACTGGCTTTAGGGCTTAGGCCCGGTGCTATTTTTGCTTTGCGCAATCGTAATGACGGGGCCACCGTTCAACAGCACAATCGTCTTCACCCCTACTACCTTGTGTATGTTGCCAAGGATGGAGAGGTTGTCGCCTACCACTCGGAAGTAAAAAGACTGCTCGATCTTGTGCGCACCTCCTGCAAAGGGCAGAGCGAACCCATTGCCGAAGTCTGCCGCCTGTTTAATCAACAAACCAAGGAAGGCAGGGACATGAAAGCGTATTCCACCCTGTTGAGTGCGGCTGTCCGTTCCATGATTGTGGTGAAAGAAGAAAAGGACATTGACAGCCTGTTCACCGGCGGCAAAACCACAGCCCTGACCAATGCTATTTCTGGGCTTGATGACTTTGAGCTTATTGCCTTCTTGGTAGTGCAGGAGGCGCAGTGA
- a CDS encoding DUF3987 domain-containing protein — protein sequence MSTGRKALPWLQEITMANHAYEELERFQSNKDNFELQNYLKDCQYEFSAKCHPFSLSSLPGRLSHNLSIPNEIYSCVTYISHSDLHVPPDAAVTALLTCASIALRGAVSVFVREGWVEPSPIMSVMIGDSGVRKSGFFSILYKPFECFEKSKAPSERELMMANEIRRISNKHLSCFEGKITRNTVKELVGENPMYIVDKMLESSKELALQSAELREKTAEMCRPAPKVVIDSGTPVALLECVRDNGGCIGVVSPEPSVFRDLVLSPNANLDIILRGYTQEPYTRLGRDQIHLKQPALPMLLASQYSVAAEVYGNKHLNDIGLTPRISPFFLHEHHERVPSMFKSIKLYDAVMIRLLSMYYTQNSSPQRYVINVEADASKLIQDFEEEIKFDIIPDMHGSVTASLKKMHGLAVRFACAFHALLHDIPHEASINAYEMSIGISVARNLINHFQFAHDPRGLPAYPIAKQILDNILSRREDKRHKIGQVWDVENIRSRLGLSAVAATNALKLLEACNWILFHDDGSKNPKFVLHLDSFERYSQER from the coding sequence ATGTCCACAGGAAGAAAGGCATTGCCGTGGCTGCAGGAGATAACCATGGCAAATCATGCGTATGAGGAGCTTGAGCGATTTCAGAGCAATAAGGACAATTTTGAACTTCAAAATTATCTCAAGGATTGCCAATATGAATTTAGTGCTAAGTGTCACCCATTCTCTTTATCAAGCTTGCCTGGGCGTCTCTCTCATAATTTATCAATTCCAAACGAAATTTATTCTTGTGTGACATACATTAGCCACTCTGATCTACATGTGCCGCCAGATGCAGCTGTAACTGCATTGCTTACATGCGCAAGCATTGCATTAAGGGGAGCGGTGTCAGTTTTTGTAAGAGAAGGCTGGGTTGAACCTTCACCCATTATGTCCGTGATGATTGGTGACTCAGGTGTTCGTAAGAGCGGTTTCTTTAGTATACTATATAAACCATTTGAATGTTTTGAAAAAAGTAAAGCTCCATCGGAAAGAGAATTGATGATGGCCAATGAAATCCGCCGTATCAGCAATAAACATCTAAGTTGTTTCGAGGGGAAAATCACTCGAAATACTGTTAAGGAGCTTGTCGGAGAAAATCCAATGTATATTGTCGACAAGATGCTGGAATCTTCCAAAGAATTAGCTCTTCAAAGCGCTGAGCTCAGAGAAAAAACGGCGGAAATGTGCAGGCCAGCCCCGAAAGTTGTAATAGATTCTGGCACACCGGTAGCTTTGCTAGAGTGTGTAAGGGATAATGGGGGGTGTATTGGGGTAGTTAGTCCTGAACCTAGTGTCTTTCGGGATCTCGTGCTCAGTCCAAACGCAAATTTAGATATTATTTTGCGTGGTTATACCCAAGAACCTTATACTCGCTTGGGCAGGGATCAAATACACCTGAAGCAACCCGCACTTCCTATGCTGCTGGCGTCGCAGTATAGCGTTGCAGCAGAGGTTTATGGCAATAAACATCTTAATGACATCGGTTTGACCCCACGGATCAGCCCTTTCTTTCTTCATGAGCATCACGAGCGTGTTCCATCTATGTTCAAATCAATTAAGCTTTATGATGCTGTTATGATACGATTGCTTAGTATGTACTACACGCAAAATTCGTCACCGCAACGGTATGTAATAAATGTCGAAGCTGATGCGTCAAAGTTAATCCAAGATTTTGAAGAGGAGATTAAATTTGATATTATACCAGACATGCACGGTTCGGTTACTGCGAGCTTAAAAAAGATGCATGGCTTAGCTGTGAGATTCGCATGTGCCTTCCATGCCTTACTCCACGACATTCCACACGAAGCAAGCATTAATGCTTACGAAATGAGCATAGGGATTAGTGTTGCCAGAAATCTTATAAATCATTTTCAATTTGCACATGACCCAAGGGGATTGCCCGCCTATCCTATTGCTAAGCAAATTTTAGATAACATCTTATCACGACGGGAAGACAAAAGGCACAAGATCGGACAAGTCTGGGATGTCGAAAACATAAGAAGCCGCCTAGGGCTGAGCGCTGTAGCTGCTACTAATGCTTTAAAACTTCTGGAGGCGTGTAATTGGATACTCTTTCATGATGATGGTTCAAAAAATCCAAAATTTGTTCTTCATCTTGATTCATTTGAAAGATATAGCCAAGAGCGATAA
- a CDS encoding ParB/RepB/Spo0J family partition protein, giving the protein MSIDPPKVSTSAQSVPQNPVGVSSKIEMLKISEILPDSNQPRRYFDKQQLEELKGSISANGIITPILYRVDGDKKVIVSGERRYKAASELGLEELPAQFVSGNYRVIALTENLQRNSLLPMEEARAIQDIINASGLAQQDVAVQLGKAESTISEILKLNSLPSGIQEAAITSPLWSRNKLLKLSKLKDDKQQAEFKKMLEAIEKKEAAKNSRDSSSGEAGQKPTAQPPNMSQMDRRLNVFKGHIQKLRDRIKKDVEKITDARFREGIEKEIRALLDEVSAYQKGKSEEN; this is encoded by the coding sequence GTGTCTATTGATCCGCCCAAGGTGTCGACAAGTGCTCAATCTGTCCCACAGAACCCTGTGGGTGTTAGCTCAAAGATCGAGATGCTCAAGATATCAGAGATATTGCCTGATAGTAATCAGCCCCGGCGCTATTTTGATAAACAGCAACTTGAAGAGTTGAAAGGCTCTATTAGTGCTAATGGAATTATTACTCCGATTCTATACCGGGTTGATGGCGATAAAAAAGTAATAGTCTCAGGTGAGCGTAGATATAAGGCGGCATCAGAACTTGGTCTTGAAGAATTACCAGCTCAGTTTGTATCTGGAAATTACAGGGTCATTGCATTAACTGAAAATTTACAGCGCAACTCTCTCCTGCCCATGGAAGAAGCTCGAGCTATTCAAGACATCATCAATGCATCTGGTTTAGCTCAACAAGACGTTGCAGTTCAATTGGGCAAGGCAGAAAGTACCATCTCTGAGATACTCAAGCTCAATAGTCTCCCATCTGGCATACAAGAAGCGGCTATTACGAGTCCCCTTTGGTCGCGCAATAAACTGCTTAAACTTTCAAAATTGAAAGATGATAAGCAGCAAGCTGAATTCAAAAAGATGCTAGAGGCCATCGAAAAGAAGGAAGCAGCCAAAAATTCGCGAGATTCTAGTTCTGGTGAAGCAGGGCAGAAACCTACTGCCCAACCGCCAAATATGTCCCAAATGGACCGTAGATTGAACGTATTCAAAGGTCACATCCAAAAGTTGCGCGATAGAATCAAGAAAGATGTAGAAAAAATTACGGATGCTCGTTTTAGAGAAGGCATTGAAAAGGAGATACGAGCTCTACTGGATGAAGTCTCTGCCTATCAGAAAGGCAAATCCGAAGAGAATTAA
- a CDS encoding YagK/YfjJ domain-containing protein translates to MAKDTTTGRKYRGYTINNGQDGNLHCHTKTLDQIIDTVELMAAKHSKVFSVRLDIQNTATGRIGNNGQEIDYALDSKDMTRIIESATRTLNSKLKEGKNDPDVHWVWTTERTSPNDKPHFHVNAFVNGNAIKNGYSVKEAVSRAVKNKLQSANHTSNESYDGLVNFSGSNGAKGKLIERNSPEAEDQINDVIFAGSYLAKVRTKEFNPKGSRVSSCTRIPRK, encoded by the coding sequence ATGGCAAAAGACACCACGACTGGGAGAAAATACAGGGGCTACACAATCAACAATGGTCAAGATGGCAACCTTCATTGCCATACGAAAACACTAGACCAGATCATAGACACTGTTGAACTCATGGCAGCCAAACACTCAAAGGTGTTTTCAGTACGCCTTGACATTCAGAACACAGCAACTGGCCGTATCGGGAACAATGGACAAGAGATTGACTATGCACTCGACAGCAAGGACATGACCAGGATTATTGAAAGTGCAACACGTACTCTAAACTCAAAATTAAAAGAAGGAAAAAATGATCCTGATGTGCATTGGGTCTGGACAACGGAAAGGACCTCACCAAATGACAAACCACACTTTCATGTAAATGCGTTTGTCAACGGCAATGCCATTAAAAATGGCTACTCCGTCAAAGAAGCAGTGAGTAGAGCAGTCAAAAACAAACTGCAAAGCGCAAATCACACGTCAAATGAAAGCTATGATGGGCTTGTTAACTTTTCTGGTAGCAATGGAGCCAAGGGGAAGCTCATAGAGCGCAATTCACCTGAGGCCGAAGATCAGATCAATGACGTAATCTTTGCTGGTAGCTATTTGGCTAAAGTCCGCACCAAGGAATTCAATCCCAAGGGATCAAGGGTATCCTCATGCACAAGGATTCCTCGAAAATGA
- a CDS encoding IS481 family transposase produces the protein MESFNQNVIKHKTGLLNLAAELGNISKACRVMGFSRDTFYRYQTARDAGGVEALFDVSRRKPNLKNRVEEATEVAVTTFAIDFPAHGQVRASNELRKQGVFVSPSGVRSIWMRHGLASMKQRLRALEKKSAEEGLVLTEAQVQALERKKHDDEACGEIETHHPGYLGSQDTFYVGTIKGVGRIYQQTFVDTYSKWAAAKLYTTKTPITGADLLNDRVLPFFSSQEMGLIRILTDRGTEYCGKVEQHDYELYLGVNGIEHTKTKARHPQTNGICERFHKTILQEFYQVAFRRKLYHSLDELQVDLDAWIDNYNSKRTHQGKMCCGRTPMQTLLDGKQLWMEKVGQLN, from the coding sequence ATGGAAAGCTTCAATCAAAACGTCATCAAGCACAAGACCGGACTTCTGAATCTCGCCGCCGAACTCGGCAACATTTCCAAGGCCTGCCGCGTCATGGGCTTTTCGAGAGACACCTTTTACCGGTATCAAACAGCACGAGATGCCGGGGGCGTCGAGGCGCTGTTTGATGTCAGCAGGCGCAAACCCAATCTGAAAAATCGTGTTGAAGAAGCCACGGAAGTCGCCGTGACCACTTTTGCCATCGATTTTCCCGCCCACGGGCAAGTGCGGGCCAGTAACGAGTTGCGTAAACAAGGTGTATTTGTTTCTCCCTCCGGAGTGCGTTCCATCTGGATGCGGCACGGGCTGGCATCCATGAAACAGCGTTTACGCGCACTGGAAAAGAAGTCCGCCGAGGAAGGCCTTGTGCTGACGGAAGCTCAGGTGCAGGCCCTGGAGCGTAAAAAGCACGACGACGAAGCCTGTGGTGAAATCGAAACTCACCATCCCGGGTATCTCGGCAGCCAGGACACGTTTTACGTCGGGACCATCAAAGGCGTGGGGCGCATTTACCAACAAACCTTCGTGGATACATACTCCAAGTGGGCCGCAGCCAAGCTCTACACCACCAAGACGCCCATCACCGGAGCCGATTTGCTCAACGACCGAGTTCTGCCGTTCTTTTCCTCACAGGAAATGGGTCTTATCCGTATCCTGACGGACAGGGGCACGGAATACTGCGGCAAGGTTGAACAGCATGATTATGAACTATATCTTGGCGTGAACGGCATAGAGCATACCAAAACAAAGGCCAGGCATCCGCAGACAAACGGCATTTGCGAGCGCTTCCACAAAACGATCTTGCAGGAGTTTTATCAGGTTGCTTTTCGGCGTAAGCTGTATCACTCTCTGGACGAGTTGCAGGTAGACTTGGACGCCTGGATAGACAACTACAATTCAAAGCGAACTCATCAAGGGAAAATGTGTTGTGGCAGAACGCCTATGCAGACACTCCTTGACGGAAAACAACTTTGGATGGAAAAGGTCGGACAGCTCAACTAA